The following are from one region of the Salmo salar chromosome ssa27, Ssal_v3.1, whole genome shotgun sequence genome:
- the LOC106588962 gene encoding LOW QUALITY PROTEIN: ATP-dependent DNA helicase Q4 (The sequence of the model RefSeq protein was modified relative to this genomic sequence to represent the inferred CDS: inserted 1 base in 1 codon) yields MDRYNDVKILLKTWEQSFVQEHQRKPNKGDIDGAPEEAKKLYKEYRTLKQAKENSSNGHTDPTPTAQTQSSEKESDCWGTHLNRKSMPVAAPKLTLTPKDRESLQASAQYFGMKLKSNVGALTKERPVSLKKSFTPRRTPLKSWKDGQSPNPAAGAAGSDTLLSPLLKPANTRPHLLACPVQTGTEHPQQPPQEPFEPLPAFTPSKLWSPAAGASSSDRQAGSRAQQLRQTFTKRLTSVDSSWLERCQVFDEVGIVEKPVVGNLSLAVVSAVGSPQAKGGGVGEGENPGRAASSFVIPSRQTEGTTLLGERTSKSTMPQDLPFSDEQQPKIGCGVTSAADPASLRSTGQRSSLGSGSGEGKDGETRPGLRGQAEGGTSEETAVGATTAKKSRARARKGRVGRVEEEAEVSTQPPQQAEGDELGTEKKGTKKKGQKRQRDHATYGENPDDTEKEGAVKKRRRTKKVTEATADGRSPKKAPRARKKKAQTGDGNASEQENGDVTEKEAVKQKPRVPQENLLGEVDEEDVKAARNRGSNTMRPKPTKNSDCNFVKINLKNKSHVKGYACRGSGLRKQLTMEKFQLKGERFGGPDSRFRGGRGRGGFRGGFGGFNRPGDTCFKCGGTGHWAMNCKGRVAAPVDSAAADEASAVEEPFELPTLEEVARATGTLRSEPRVAPPSVKEENEGLGEKQEDGGDEVLLNVIRPDYERKLPPSPMQPLYPLGEDGKVQAVPSEVKEALKDFGYKSFRPGQEQAIMRILSGLSTLVVLSTGMGKSLCYQLPAYLYAQRSNSITLVVSPLVSLMDDQLSGLPSKLKAVAIHSNMSKKQREVAIEKVKAGEVHVLLLSPEALVGGGHSGSGCLPPADQLPPVAFACIDEAHCVSEWSHNFRPCYLRLCKVLRDRLGVRCLLGLTATATLSTALDIAQNLGIADQDGVAVRSAAVPDNLQLSVSMDRDKDQALVCLLKGERFGSLESVIIYCTRREETTRISALLRTCLQGVLLKESNRTASQEADDNPVGKKKKALARKKIRKPLKWMAESYHAGMSSSERRRVQNNFMCGELRVVVATVAFGMGLDKSDVRGIVHYNMPKSFESYVQEIGRAGRDGVPAHCHLFLDPEGGDLHELRRHIYADTVDHYTVKKIVQKVFPPCKCRQIHQKQQDLARTQEEVDDSEMMELMDTCDENPVETPEHTTETGQNTPVQQLEQAKVPTEDVSTFQPLDREQEHPPESSVPFPQRGEGEEEEQTGGGEDWPTTRVCHTHERAISMQDTVEGLDITEEGLETLLCYLELHPQQWVELLHPTLSTCKMVCYNGPHQLRKLTKICPPVAVVLARKRLAGERVETCDSVDFDVVEVADTMGWQLGLVKRGLRQLQWATNRGVLVEFSNLSFYFRSYGDLTPDEMDXVCEFLHGRVVAQERTKLYQLKACFKAFRSVAYKSCSFCTDKLDESRSLKLKGLLGDYFDKRRELDLSRKFQEEKDDEEEVLLKCKMKDFEGQIRADIQSFLGNRSDEKFSGRAVARIFFGIGSPCYPAQTFGRDKRYWRKYIQFDFNEIMRIAIQEIIRFK; encoded by the exons ATGGATCGATACAATGATGTGAAGATTCTTCTGAAAACCTGGGAGCAGTCATTTGTTCAAGAACATCAAAGAAAGCCCAACAAG GGTGATATTGACGGAGCTCCAGAAGAGGCCAAAA AGCTCTACAAAGAATATCGAACACTCAAGCAAGCAAAAGAAAACAGCAGCAATGGGCATACAGACCCAACACCAACTGCACAGACTCAGTCATCTGAGAAG GAATCCGATTGCTGGGGCACTCACCTGAACCGTAAGAGCATGCCGGTGGCTGCCCCCAAACTGACGCTGACGCCCAAGGACAGGGAGTCCCTCCAAGCCTCGGCCCAGTACTTTGGCATGAAGCTCAAGTCAAACGTGGGAGCTCTAACAAAG GAGAGACCGGTTTCTCTGAAGAAGTCGTTCACGCCACGTCGAACACCTCTGAAGTCCTGGAAAGACGGCCAGAGCCCAAACCCTGCAGCTGGTGCTGCAGGCAGCGATACACTGTTATCCCCTCTGCTAAAGCCAGCCAACACACGTCCACACCTTCTGGCCTGTCCAGTGCAGACGGGGACAGAACACCCACAGCAGCCGCCGCAGGAGCCCtttgagccattaccagccttcaCACCCTCCAAGCTGTGGTCTCCTGCAGCGGGGGCATCctcatcagacagacaggcaggaagcAGGGCCCAGCAGCTCAGACAGACCTTCACCAAGAGGCTGACCTCTGTAGACAGCAGCTGGCTCGAGAGATGTCAGGTGTTTGACGAGGTGGGTATCGTGGAGAAGCCCGTTGTGGGTAATTTGTCTCTCGCCGTGGTGTCGGCGGTAGGTTCACCGCAGGCCAAAGGGGGAGGCGTTGGTGAGGGAGAGAACCCAGGACGTGCCGCCAGTTCCTTTGTCATACCTTCCAGGCAGACCGAAGGGACAACTCTCCTGGGGGAGAGGACTTCCAAGAGTACCATGCCACAGGATCTGCCTTTTTCAGACGAGCAACAGCCCAAAATTGGTTGTGGCGTAACGTCTGCAGCAGACCCAGCCAGTCTGCGGTCCACTGGACAACGCTCCTCATTAGGGTCTGGCTCCGGAGAGGGAAAGGATGGAGAAACCAGACCAGGTCTCAGAGGACAGGCCGAGGGCGGAACTTCAGAAGAGACAGCCGTCGGCGCCACCACCGCCAAGAAATCTCGAGCAAGGGCCAGAAAAGGCCGGGTAGGAAGGgttgaagaggaggcggaggtgTCGACGCAGCCACCACAGCAGGCCGAGGGTGACGAGCTTGGGACGGAGAAGAAAGGTACGAAGAAAAAGGGCCAAAAGAGGCAAAGGGACCACGCCACATATGGAGAGAACCCTGAtgacacagagaaagagggggcGGTGAAAAAGAGGAGGAGAACCAAAAAGGTTACAGAGGCTACAGCTGATGGCAGGAGTCCTAAAAAAGCCCCCAGAGCGAGGAAGAAGAAGGCTCAGACGGGTGATGGAAATGCTAGCGAGCAGGAGAATGGTGACGTCACAGAGAAGGAAGCAGTGAAGCAGAAACCAAGGGTTCCACAGGAGAACCTCctaggagaggtggatgaggaagaTGTCAAAGCTGCCAGGAACAGAGGGAGCAACACAATGAGACCTAA ACCCACCAAGAACTCGGACTGTAACTTTGTAAAGATCAACCTGAAAAATAAGTCTCATGTCAAAGGATACGCATGTAGGGGCTCTGGCCTACGGAAGCAG TTGACCATGGAGAAGTTCCAGCTAAAGGGGGAGAGGTTTGGAGGACCAGACTCAAGGTTTAGAGGGGGAAGAGGCAGAGGAGGGTTTAGAGGCGGCTTCGGAGGGTTCAATCGTCCAGGGGACACCTGCTTCAAGTGCGGAGGCACAGGACACTGGGCTATGAACTGCAAGGGCAGAG TTGCAGCTCCAGTAGACAGTGCTGCTGCTGATGAGGCATCTGCGGTTGAGGAGCCCTTCGAACTGCCAACCTTGGAAGAAGTTGCCCGGGCAACGGGAACTCTGCGTTCCGAGCCTCGGG TGGCGCCCCCCAGTGTTAAAGAGGAGAATGAGGGTCTGGGGGAGAAGCAGGAGGATGGTGGTGATGAGGTCTTGTTGAATGTGATCAGGCCAGATTACGAGCGCAAGCTCCCTCCGTCCCCCATGCAGCCCCTCTACCCCCTAGGGGAGGACGGCAAAGTACAAG CGGTGCCCTCTGAAGTTAAGGAAGCACTTAAAGACTTTGGGTACAAGTCTTTCAGACCAGGGCAGGAACAGGCCATCATGAGAATTCTATCAG GTCTGTCCACGCTAGTGGTGCTCTCTACGGGCATGGGCAAGTCTCTGTGCTACCAGCTGCCTGCCTACCTCTATGCCCAGAGATCTAACAGTATCACTCTGGTGGTGTCACCACTGGTGTCGCTTATGGATGATCAG CTTTCTGGACTCCCATCCAAGCTGAAAGCGGTTGCCATTCACTCCAATATGTCTAAAAAACAGAGAGAGGTTGCCATTGAGAAG gtTAAGGCAGGTGAGGTCCATGTCCTGCTCCTGTCCCCTGAGGCGTTGGTAGGTGGAGGTCACTCTGGCTCTGGCTGTCTTCCCCCAGCTGACCAGCTCCCCCCGGTGGCCTTCGCCTGTATCGACGAGGCCCACTGTGTCTCAGAGTGGTCACACAACTTTAGGCCCTGCTACCTGCGTCTCTGCAAG GTGTTGAGGGACCGTCTGGGCGTGCGATGCCTGTTGGGTCTGACTGCCACCGCCACCCTGTCCACAGCCCTGGACATCGCTCAAAACCTGGGCATCGCTGACCAGGATGGTGTTGCTGTCCGCTCAGCTGCCGTGCCTGACAACCTGCAGCTGTCTGTCTCCATGGACCGAGACAAGGACCAG GCCCTGGTGTGTCTGCTGAAGGGGGAGCGGTTTGGGTCTCTGGAGTCCGTCATCATCTACTgcaccaggagagaggagacgacCCGTATATCGGCCCTGCTCAGGACCTGCCTGCAGGGGGTGCTGTTGAAGGAGTCTAACCGTACAGCTAGTCAGGAGGCAGACGACAACCCTGTAGGGAAGAAGAAGAAAGCTTTGG CCAGGAAGAAGATCCGTAAGCCTCTGAAGTGGATGGCTGAGTCCTACCATGCCGGCATGTCGTCCTCTGAGCGCCGTCGCGTCCAGAACAACTTCATGTGTGGCGAGCTGCGAGTGGTGGTCGCCACGGTAGCCTTCGGCATGGGCCTGGACAAGTCGGACGTGCGCGGCATCGTGCACTACAACATGCCCAAGAGCTTTGAGAGCTACGTGCAGGAGATCGGGAGGGCAGGGAGAGACGGGGTACCAGCCCACTGTCATCTCTTCCTGGATCCTGAG GGAGGGGACCTGCATGAGTTGCGGAGGCACATCTATGCGGATACAGTGGACCACTATACTGTGAAGAAGATAGTGCAGAAGGTGTTTCCTCCCTGCAAGTGCAGACAGATCCACCAGAAACAGCAGGACTTAGCCAGG ACTCAGGAGGAGGTTGACGACTCCGAGATGATGGAACTGATGGACACCTGTGATGAGAACCCAGTTGAAACACCGGAACACACAACGGAGACTGGTCAGAACACCCCTGTCCAGCAGTTGGAACAGGCCAAAGTTCCTACTGAGGATGTATCAACTTTTCAACCACTGGACAGGGAGCAGGAACACCCACCAGAGTCAAGTGTTCCATTTCCCCAGAGAGGGGAGGGCGAAGAGGAGGAGCAGACCGGGGGAGGTGAGGATTGGCCCACGACTAGGGTGTGTCACACCCATGAGAGGGCCATATCTATGCAGGACACTGTGGAAGGCCTGGACATCACTGAGGAAG GTTTGGAGACTCTGCTGTGCTACCTGGAGCTGCACCCTCAACAGTGGGTAGAGCTGCTCCACCCCACCCTCTCCACCTGTAAGATGGTCTGTTACAACGGCCCGCATCAACTCCGCAAACTCACCAAAAT CTGCCCACCTGTTGCCGTAGTGTTAGCCCGGAAACGGCTGGCAGGGGAGCGAGTGGAGACCTGTGATTCGGTGGACTTTGACGTGGTGGAGGTGGCAGACACTATGGGCTGGCAGCTGGGTCTGGTGAAGAGAGGCCTCCGACAACTACAGTGGGCCACTAACAGAG GAGTCTTGGTGGAGTTCTCCAACCTGTCCTTCTACTTCCGTTCCTACGGTGACTTGACCCCAGATGAGATGG CGGTGTGTGAGTTCCTGCATGGCAGGGTGGTGGCCCAGGAGAGGACCAAACTGTACCAGCTCAAAGCCTGCTTCAAGGCCTTCCGCAG cgtCGCATACAAGAGCTGCAGTTTCTGCACGGACAAGCTGGACGAGAGCCGAAGCCTGAAGCTGAAAGGGCTTCTGGGGGATTACTTTGACAAGAGGAGAGAACTGGACCTGAGCAGGAAGTTCCAGGAGGAgaaggatgatgaggaggaggtgttgttgaaATGCAAG ATGAAGGACTTCGAGGGTCAGATCAGAGCAGATATTCAGAGTTTCCTGGGCAACCGCAGTGATGAGAAGTTCTCTGGCAGAGCCGTCGCTAGAATATTCTTTGGAATTG GAAGTCCATGTTACCCAGCTCAGACCTTCGGCAGGGACAAGAGATACTGGAGAAAATACATCCAGTTTGATTTTAATGAAATCATGCGCATTGCTATTCAGGAGATCATTCGATTCAAGTGA